Proteins from one Setaria italica strain Yugu1 chromosome V, Setaria_italica_v2.0, whole genome shotgun sequence genomic window:
- the LOC101757856 gene encoding NAC domain-containing protein 82, translating into MAQTSLPPGFRFHPTDVELCSYYLKRKITGKKLLVEAIAEVELYKYSPWDLPDKSCVKSRDMEWYFFCPRDKKYATGSRANRLTPNGFWKSTGNDRTIVLNTRIVGMKKTLVFHEGKAPRGDRTDWVMYEYRMEDNELDVGGFSKDAYVLCKIFKKSGPGPRIGEQYGATFNEEEWDNINTETAFPLMPCPSSEVLGATNEPPFQHTVASTSSVVSEPHVLTVASADGLPFEFSTSSITATDELQRHRLRHNGSEMVTVNCSSDALDACDPTEFGGITSEETDKWVRFLNDSTERDGGAREKLAGLPAISEAQAQALEMNSDYCYHELVRLVESGGVSTANDLSPGYVNTECLNTPMVSGLGAGDDYLEINDLFPLGETASFELPAPESQFPQYPLEQCPCNELNHPQYHDEGALAASLAAGDFLPPTSCSMPDISVDDVTCSTNLMWNDCSNSTVWYPFS; encoded by the exons ATGGCACAAACTTCCCTTCCACCTGGATTTCGCTTCCATCCAACAGATGTTGAGCTTTGCTCATACTacttaaaaagaaaaatcacgGGAAAGAAACTACTTGTTGAAGCTATAGCGGAGGTTGAACTGTACAAATACTCTCCTTGGGATCTTCCAG ataaatcTTGTGTCAAGAGCAGAGATATGGAATGGTACTTCTTTTGTCCTCGTGACAAGAAATATGCAACTGGGTCTAGGGCAAATCGTTTAACACCAAATGGATTCTGGAAATCTACTGGGAATGATAGAACTATTGTGCTTAACACTCGCATTGTGGGGATGAAGAAAACATTAGTTTTTCATGAAGGAAAGGCACCTAGAGGTGATCGAACTGACTGGGTGATGTATGAATATCGAATGGAAGACAATGAACTGGATGTTGGTGGCTTCTCAAAG GATGCATATGTATtgtgcaaaatcttcaaaaaGAGTGGCCCTGGACCAAGAATAGGAGAACAGTATGGAGCTACATTCAATGAAGAAGAATGGGACAATATAAATACTGAAACTGCGTTCCCTTTGATGCCTTGTCCATCTTCAGAAGTACTAGGTGCTACTAATGAACCACCTTTTCAGCACACTGTTGCTTCTACTTCTAGTGTCGTGAGCGAACCACATGTCCTCACTGTTGCTTCTGCTGATGGATTACCATTTGAGTTCAGTACTAGTTCCATTACTGCTACCGATGAACTACAGCGTCACAGGCTCAGACATAATGGAAGTGAAATGGTTACTGTGAACTGTTCTTCTGATGCTTTAGATGCATGTGATCCCACTGAATTTGGTGGAATCACATCGGAGGAGACTGATAAGTGGGTTAGGTTTCTGAATGATTCCACGGAACGTGATGGAGGCGCTCGTGAAAAG CTTGCTGGCCTCCCTGCTATATCTGAAGCTCAAGCTCAAGCTCTTGAAATGAACTCTGATTACTGCTACCATGAATTGGTGAGGCTTGTGGAGTCAGGAGGTGTTTCTACTGCTAACGACCTGTCCCCTGGCTATGTGAATACTGAGTGTTTGAATACACCCATGGTATCTGGGCTTGGTGCTGGCGATGACTATCTAGAGATTAATGATCTCTTCCCTCTTGGGGAAACTGCCTCCTTCGAGCTGCCGGCACCAGAAAGTCAGTTTCCCCAGTATCCTTTGGAGCAATGCCCGTGCAATGAGTTGAATCATCCCCAATATCACGATGAGGGTGCTCTTGCAGCTTCTTTAGCAGCAGGCGACTTCCTTCCACCTACTTCCTGCTCTATGCCTGATATTTCAGTTGATGATGTTACTTGCAGCACAAACCTTATGTGGAATGACTGCTCCAACTCAACAGTGTGGTACCCCTTCTCATGA
- the LOC101757459 gene encoding putative clathrin assembly protein At4g02650: MAPSKLRQAVGAAKDRATIALARAGGADDEVAADVEVAIVRATAHGESLPADDRHVAEILALTRYSRARVAACVASVSRRLERTRAWPVAVKALALVHRLLAEGDPAFEQEVFLATRRGRRVLDMSRFRDRGRARSRDWDFAAFVHAYAVYLDDRLKRRMQGRPGGVASPRNWSIDDGSLFFHDTDGRNEVHEAWELVPGENPAAAIEASTEDLIAKAQQLKHILGRFIDCRPTGKARTNRVVTAALYRLVTESAAAYCELTEVMVVLMGRFAELDTPACVRVHSIFTSLAKLVDEVDDFYAWCKATAVCRPSDVPEVQRVRQKNLDLMYEFIRDRKASASRRSRSPSYTPLEKYDVVRAIDEPAPREQQVTAREENNAGKAAPAEPAGSLVVVDDKMADFLNLDEDTSPPSGEEHGRDLTLALFDGNPAEAAPEWVAFDDPSEDWETALVHASSVAMQPLGGTVLALPPPSGANTTAAAARADPFAASLAVPPPTYVQMTDLQARQRLLVQEQNAWQQYERQRAPWSSNLL; encoded by the exons ATGGCGCCGAGCAAGCTCCGGCAGGCGGTGGGCGCGGCCAAGGACCGGGCGACCATCGCGCTCgcccgggcgggcggcgcggatgACGAGGTGGCCGCGGACGTCGAGGTGGCCATCGTCCGCGCCACGGCGCACGGCGAGTCCCTCCCCGCCGACGACCGCCACGTCGCGGAGATCCTCGCGCTGACGCGCTACTCCCGCGCGCGCGTCGCCGCGTGCGTGGCGTCCGTGTCGCGCCGTCTCGAGCGGACGCGGGCGTGGCCCGTCGCCGTCAAGGCGCTGGCGCTCGtgcaccgcctcctcgccgaggGGGACCCGGCGTTCGAGCAGGAGGTGTTCCTCGCCACGCGCCGCGGCAGGCGCGTGCTCGACATGTCCCGGTTCCGcgaccgcggccgcgcgcgctccCGCGACTGGGACTTCGCCGCGTTCGTCCACGCGTACGCCGTGTACCTCGACGACCGGCTCAAGCGCCGGATGCAAGGCCGCCCGGGAGGCGTGGCGAGCCCGAGAAATTGGAGCATCGACGATGGCAGCTTATTCTTCCACGACACCGACGGGAGAAACGAGGTGCACGAGGCATGGGAGCTCGTGCCGGGGGAaaatccggcggcggcgatcgagGCAAGTACGGAGGACCTCATCGCGAAGGCGCAGCAGCTGAAGCACATCCTCGGTCGGTTCATCGATTGCCGGCCCACAGGGAAGGCGAGGACGAACCGGGTGGTCACGGCGGCGCTGTACAGGCTGGTGacggagagcgcggcggcgtacTGCGAGCTCACGGAGGTGATGGTCGTGCTCATGGGCCGCTTCGCCGAGCTGGACACTCCCGCCTGCGTGCGTGTCCACTCCATCTTCACCAGCCTCGCGAAGCTGGTCGACGAGGTCGACGACTTCTACGCGTGGTGCAAGGCCACCGCCGTGTGCCGCCCGTCCGACGTCCCCGAGGTACAACGCGTCAGGCAGAAGAACTTGGACCTGATGTATGAGTTCATCCGCGATAGGaaggcgtcggcgtcgcggcggAGCCGCTCGCCGTCGTATACCCCTCTCGAGAAGTACGACGTCGTCAGAGCAATTGATGAGCCGGCGCCCAGAGAGCAGCAGGTCACTGCGCGAGAGGAGAACAATGCCGGCAAGGCGGCGCCGGCTGAGCCTGCAGGCTCGCTCGTCGTGGTCGACGACAAGATGGCCGACTTCTTGAACCTGGACGAAGACACTTCGCCACCGTCCGGCGAGGAGCATGGCCGGGATCTGACGTTGGCGCTATTCGACGGTAACCCGGCGGAAGCGGCGCCGGAATGGGTGGCGTTCGACGATCCATCGGAAGATTGGGAGACGGCACTGGTGCA CGCGAGCAGCGTAGCGATGCAGCCGCTCGGTGGGACGGTGCTTGCGCTGCCGCCACCGTCTGGGGCCAACACCACTGCCGCTGCCGCAAGGGCTGATCCATTCGCGGCGTCGCTGGCGGTGCCTCCGCCGACGTACGTCCAGATGACCGATTTGCAGGCAAGGCAGCGGTTGCTTGTGCAGGAGCAGAACGCGTGGCAGCAGTATGAAAGGCAACGGGCGCCATGGAGTTCCAATCTTTTGTAA
- the LOC101757066 gene encoding uncharacterized protein LOC101757066 — translation MGMDTLVAAALEEVCARLSRGLPVTALWTAISGSSAAAGLPLDAAVKRVLLARLTALPVINLVEGGREGAPFHPAEEDLVEEAERRGARLVASAALRDNFLGIYDDQKMSDDQKTTLERIGASRTFGVIQRSISIKGNDIHYVVKTLQSQGLIVGKKAIVKSNDQAVREDASRNNHVISTNSLYLSRYAKDLNVNSYQRIEITEPKLGSDEETNVGALQEDDTLSVDYKNGVTFRDYLPEMKAICDKLEEASGKALAVSDLKKDLSYRMACGHRAWKNVLHRLLDAQLVEEIDAKVDDEVVRCLHLLKRFNPNEFKAKSATSNYKHGKKGLATDQVIELPLENCIYDLIDAQGPKGVTLVELGKRLGGKYNNPKELHKRVLPMCERFNLTSVREVVGKTKQYRVWTSKNFSLCKAALQNCDALDDHDNCSDLWPSFQSKESDSLSPQGDSFVNNKCLFEEDCHDKPVVHHLLSKHQACVGISQLVEQDKVAFKRKRCCWPASSSDDQRQKMILHILKKKNFVLMVELRKWLKRLEKENGKIMDRKTLIRTLNKLQQEGSCKCTKVNVPVVTNYAGSRCVDVILNASVKVMSPELMDQIRSRLRNFDSESHSGAAAKLRQKQDIATIHGLRVQRRVKVKKTSITEAIHANGFIGAKMIRAKLLHKFLWVYVSCLPNWCSLFDCAKEGQHDQSCQLFSIAAAIKKMPLQLFLQVVGSAKIDSMVTKFSLGKTLSEIPTNVYNQLMDTHAKGRLSRLINILDKLKLIRLVNRHVEDSDVQSDALPTHSLELRPYIEEPSPRIVPSSHANVNHRPKMRHDFQLSKQECVDAYWETLKYCYLSAGLAEPSAFPGCCVPEVSHPRSWSSLRIMTTKQHLELQRLMNESEMGELSYKVCHIIAKELNLSVQQVLCASSKNRQISGTQNHRKFSSKSSAQKRKWSADEISMKFIKQKVEARGSAEQSSAQSILDEEIMEKISPSSTDPPEQRFICWYPELTALQHATLILPRIQIKTRKFQLSRNSWLCNVQPAQAL, via the exons ATGGGCATGGATACGCtcgtcgcggcggcgctcgaggaGGTGTGCGCCCGCCTCTCGCGCGGCCTCCCAGTAACCGCCCTCTGGACGGCGATCTCCGGCTCGTCCGCAGCGGCCGGCCTCCCTCTCGACGCGGCCGTCAAGCGCGTCCTCTTGGCCCGCCTCACCGCGCTCCCCGTCATCAACCTCGTGGAGGGCGGCCGGGAGGGAGCGCCCTTCCACCCGGCGGAGGAGGACTtggtggaggaggccgagcGGCGTGGCGCGCGGCTGGTCGCGAGCGCTGCTCTCAGGGACAACTTCCTCGGGATTTATGACGACCAGAAGATGAGTGACGACCAGAAGACGACGCTAGAACGTATCGGGGCAAGCAG GACTTTTGGCGTCATACAAAGAAGTATAAGCATCAAAGGAAATGACATCCATTATGTTGTAAAGACCCTTCAGTCGCAGGGGCTAATTGTTGGAAAAAAAGCAATTGTAAAGTCTAATGATCAAGCTGTGAGGGAAGATGCTTCACGGAATAATCATGTCATCAGCACCAACTCATTATATCTCTCAAGATATGCCAAAGACTTGAACGTGAACTCATATCAAAGAATTGAGATTACAGAGCCCAAACTTGGGAGCGATGAAGAAACTAACGTAGGTGCTTTACAAGAAGATGATACTCTTAGTGTAGATTACAAGAACGGTGTAACTTTTCGTGATTATCTTCCAGAAATGAAAGCCATATGTGACAAACTTGAAGAAGCTAGTGGAAAG GCTCTTGCCGTGTCAGATCTAAAAAAGGATCTCAGTTACAGGATGGCATGTGGGCACAGAGCATGGAAAAAT GTACTGCATAGGCTTTTAGATGCACAACTTGTTGAAGAAATTGATGCCAAAGTTGACGATGAG GTTGTCCGCTGCTTACATCTTCTAAAGAGATTTAATCCAAATGAGTTTAAGGCAAAAAGTGCAACCTCAAACTACAAACATGGCAAGAAAGGCCTGGCAACTGATCAAGTTATAGAGCTTCCATTAGAGAACTGCATATACGATTTGATCGATGCTCAAGGGCCCAAAGGTGTAACCCTTGTTGAG CTTGGCAAACGTCTTGGAGGCAAGTACAACAATCCAAAAGAGCTCCATAAACGAGTGTTGCCTATGTGTGAAAGATTCAATTTGACTTCGGTCAGGGAAGTCGTAGGCAAAACAAAACAGTACAGAGTTTGGACTTCAAAAAACTTTTCATTGTGCAAAGCTGCTCTGCAAAATTGTGATGCGCTAGATGATCATGACAATTGTTCTGATTTGTGGCCTTCCTTTCAATCTAAAGAATCGGATTCCCTTAGCCCACAGGGTGATTCATTTGTTAATAATAAATGCTTGTTTGAAGAAGATTGTCATGATAAACCAGTCGTACATCATCTCCTGAGTAAGCATCAAGCTTGTGTCGGAATTTCTCAACTAGTTGAACAAG aTAAAGTTGCCTTTAAGAGGAAGAGGTGTTGCTGGCCTGCTTCATCTTCTGATGATCAAAGACAGAAAATGATTCTTCACATATTAAAG AAAAAGAATTTTGTATTGATGGTGGAGTTACGTAAATGGTTAAAGAGACTTGAAAAGGAAAATGGAAAAATAATGGACAGGAAGACATTGATTCGCACTTTGAATAAGCTTCAGCAAGAGGGTAGCTGTAAGTGTACCAAAGTTAATGTCCCTGTGGTTACAAACTACGCTGGCAGTCGTTGTGTTGATGTAATACTGAATGCTTCAGTTAAGGTCATGTCACCAGAACTCATGGACCAAATTAGGAGCAGGTTAAGAAATTTTGATTCTGAAAGTCATTCAGGTGCAGCAGCTAAATTGAGGCAAAAACAAGATATTGCTACCATACATGGATTGAGGGTTCAACGCAgagtcaaagttaaaaaaacaTCAATAACAGAAGCTATTCATGCCAACGGATTCATAGGTGCAAAGATGATCCGGGCAAAGTTGTTACATAAGTTTCTGTGGGTATATGTTAGTTGTTTGCCAAATTGGTGTAGCCTATTTGATTGTGCCAAAGAAGGGCAGCATGATCAATCATGCCAGTTGTTTTCGATCGCAGcagcaataaaaaaaatgccTCTTCAACTCTTTCTACAAGTTGTTGGATCAGCAAAGATTGACAGCATGGTAACAAAGTTCTCTCTTGGAAAAACACTTTCAGAGATCCCTACCAATGTATACAATCAGCTCATGGATACTCATGCCAAGGGCCGACTATCACGtttaataaatattttagataaGCTCAAG TTGATCAGACTTGTAAACAGACATGTAGAGGATTCTGATGTGCAATCAGATGCGCTGCCTACACATTCGCTGGAGCTCCGACCTTACATTGAAGAACCTTCACCAAGAATTGTTCCATCATCGCACGCCAATGTAAACCATCGTCCAAAAATGCGGCATGATTTTCAGCTTTCAAAGCAGGAGTGTGTTGATGCTTACTGGGAAACATTAAAGTACTGTTACTTGTCAGCAGGCTTGGCTGAGCCAAGTGCCTTCCCTGGCTGTTGTGTACCTGAG GTTTCTCATCCACGTTCGTGGAGTTCGCTAAGAATAATGACTACTAAACAACATCTGGAATTACAACGTCTTATGAATGAAAGTGAGATGGGGGAACTTTCTTATAAAGTTTGCCATATAATTGCAAAGGAATTGAATCTCTCTGTGCAACAG GTACTCTGTGCTTCCTCCAAGAATAGACAGATTTCTGGTACACAAAATCATCGAAAATTTAGTTCAAAATCAAGCGCTCAGAAAAGGAAATGGTCTGCTGATGAGATTAGCATGAAGTTTATTAAGCAAAAAGTTGAAGCTCGTGGATCAGCTGAACAGAGCTCAGCCCAGTCTATCCTGGATGAAGAAATAATGGAGAAAATCTCTCCATCATCCACTGATCCACCAGAACAACGTTTTATATGCTGGTATCCAGAACTGACAGCACTCCAACATGCTACACTGATACTCCCTCGCATACAAATAAAGACAAGGAAATTCCAACTGAGCAGGAACAGCTG GTTATGCAATGTGCAACCAGCACAAGCACTGTAG
- the LOC111257456 gene encoding uncharacterized protein LOC111257456, with protein MLIPSGWPWDAMKTYAKQLPSLSCNENESSFLSSDLFRNAFCIIHQTGEQGVNLREISQALHPLGMQSINLVVDTLIKFQLVIKVNAYDGEQIVDSLHKPKYHITTLAEYSCCSCLQAPAFQIASTGDGRNTQKEKHVMPINLQGTVKKLGDGHTVTVTNAQGKQSSHLRSPGDNERSSIWPWGSGCFHVCESHIYHPILPWINGDGSMNSTLYEGLSRRVIGYVMQYPGIVEEDVIHRMGVLNPQTCRTLLGKLTTDRHLYVGVLDEPVPTAPTMLQSLLAQGHHEEPSKCARRYFANPMSTFML; from the exons ATGTTGATTCCCAG TGGATGGCCTTGGGATGCTATGAAAACATATGCCAAACAGTTACCATCATTATCTTGTAATGAAAATGAAtcatcctttctttcttctgaCCTGTTCAGAAATGCATTTTGTATTATTCATCAAACTGGTGAGCAAGGAGTTAATTTGAGGGAAATTTCGCAGGCATTGCATCCACTAG GCATGCAATCTATCAACTTGGTTGTTGATACGCTTATTAAATTTCAGCTGGTCATTAAG GTCAATGCATATGATGGTGAGCAGATTGTCGATTCATTACATAAGCCAAAGTATCATATAACCACGCTTGCAGAATACAGTTGTTGCAGCTGTTTGCAAGCTCCGGCGTTTCAAATAGCATCGACCGGCGACGGAAGAAATACACAGAAAGAGAAGCATGTGATGCCTATTAATTTGCAGGGAACTGTAAAAAAGCTTGGTGATGGGCACACTGTGACAGTTACTAATGCTCAAGGGAAGCAGAGCTCTCATTTGCGCAGTCCTGGAGATAATGAAAGATCGTCTATTTGGCCCTGGGGTAGTGGTTGCTTTCACGTTTGCGAAAGCCATATTTATCATCCAATATTGCCATGGATAAATGGTGATGGCAGCATGAATAGCACTCTCTATGAAGGTTTAAGTCGTCGAGTTATTGGATACGTCATGCAATATCCAGGAATCGTGGAG GAGGACGTTATCCATCGGATGGGTGTCCTGAATCCTCAG ACATGCAGGACCTTGCTGGGAAAGTTGACAACCGATAGGCACCTCTATGTTGGGGTGTTGGATGAACCAGTGCCTACTGCTCCGACCATGCTGCAGAGTCTCTTGGCACAAGGTCACCATGAAGAGCCCTCCAAGTGCGCCAGGCGGTACTTCGCTAATCCAATGAGTACCTTTATGCTGTAA